The proteins below come from a single Nitrosospira sp. Is2 genomic window:
- a CDS encoding thermonuclease family protein, which translates to MKNRYHPTVARVKCGGVDVNSEQVNRGMAWVYRRYTKDHDLYVLEHEAKEWENLGTLPTSWDVNLDMEAKIVAPLHDCSVIAYWAVLFLRSSHLRSSSARYDPIRVFRS; encoded by the coding sequence GTGAAGAACCGCTACCACCCCACTGTCGCTCGGGTTAAATGCGGTGGCGTGGACGTAAATTCAGAACAGGTTAATCGCGGCATGGCTTGGGTCTATCGGCGCTACACGAAGGACCATGACCTGTATGTGCTGGAGCATGAGGCTAAAGAATGGGAAAACCTAGGGACTTTGCCGACTAGCTGGGACGTAAATCTGGACATGGAAGCGAAAATTGTTGCCCCACTACACGATTGCAGCGTGATTGCTTACTGGGCCGTTCTCTTTCTCCGATCCTCACATTTGAGGTCGAGTTCAGCTCGATACGATCCAATCCGCGTTTTCCGCTCATAG